One part of the Trichomycterus rosablanca isolate fTriRos1 chromosome 25, fTriRos1.hap1, whole genome shotgun sequence genome encodes these proteins:
- the wdr53 gene encoding WD repeat-containing protein 53: MAQRWTGGHTGPVLCIGAAAEAEGILASGAEGGEVMVWTHEGTLVSQLCLNSKEDVTCTVFSPTSPGLLYVSHGETVSVFDPRSLKEPVKELKNVGEDEINSLSVNETGVSLALADDSGAVRVVDLQTDKVSRTLRKHTNICSSVAFRPQRPQSLVSAGLDMQLMLWNLQKARPMWTFSLQEALEEEEDAQSKPGQLFNPPLAHCISVASCGNVFACAAEDGRVHLARVGSGSRLQHHSAFKAHSQGVSQTHFLNFMPHPYWLATGGNDGVVALWDIGQEPVVAGGVQEKPQRRKTKNKKAKSEKVEEGKKSEEELPKETDQKSCTKTGLKMKFIHEEKVNWVCPARLKGRPSLLVADQSAGLSVYSLAEL, encoded by the exons ATGGCCCAGCGCTGGACAGGGGGCCACACAGGTCCTGTCCTATGCATCGGGGCTGCAGCAGAAGCCGAGGGTATTTTGGCCTCCGGAGCTGAAGGTGGCGAGGTGATGGTGTGGACGCATGAAGGGACACTCGTCTCCCAGCTGTGTTTAAACTCCAAGGAAGACGTCACGTGTACGGTTTTCTCCCCAACGTCGCCAGGACTTTTGTATGTGTCTCATGGTGAGACGGTCAGTGTCTTCGACCCACGCAGTCTGAAGGAGCCGGTGAAGGAATTAAAGAATGTAGGAGAGGACGAGATCAACTCGCTTTCAGTGAACGAAACGGGCGTCTCCCTGGCACTGGCTGATGATTCAGGGGCCGTTAGGGTGGTGGACCTGCAGACGGATAAAGTGAGCCGAACGTTGCGTAAACACACCAACATCTGTTCGTCTGTGGCGTTCCGACCCCAAAGACCACAAAGCCTTGTGTCTGCAGGTCTGGACATGCAG CTGATGTTGTGGAACCTGCAGAAAGCTCGGCCTATGTGGACCTTCAGCCTGCAGGAGGCTCTGGAGGAAGAAGAGGACGCACAGTCGAAACCCGGCCAACTCTTCAACCCACCACTGGCTCACTGTATCAGCGTGGCGTCGTGCGGCAACGTGTTCGCGTGCGCTGCCGAGGACGGCCGTGTCCACCTCGCCCGGGTGGGCTCCGGCTCCAGGCTCCAACACCACTCCGCTTTTAAGGCTCACAGCCAGGGCGTCTCGCAGACCCACTTTCTCAACTTCATGCCCCATCCTTACTGGCTGGCTACCGGAGGGAACGACGGCGTGGTGGCGCTGTGGGATATCGGCCAGGAACCCGTAGTGGCAGGAGGGGTTCAAGAGAAACCCCAGCGCAGAAAGACGAAAAATAAGAAGGCGAAGTCCGAGAAGGTGGAAGAGGGAAAGAAAAGTGAGGAAGAACTTCCGAAGGAGACGGATCAGAAGAGCTGCACAAAGACGGGACTGAAAATGAAGTTTATTCACGAGGAGAAGGTGAACTGGGTGTGTCCGGCTCGGCTGAAAGGCCGGCCGAGTTTGCTTGTGGCAGACCAGAGCGCCGGTTTATCTGTCTATTCTCTGGCTGAattatag
- the neu4 gene encoding sialidase-4, translated as MESRPYFPARSVLFRKQANGVTYRIPALIFLQRSSCFLAFCEERLSPADSHAHLLVMRKGIFYKNYVEWGDMRVLGTACLKGYRSMNPCPVYDTFTGTLFLFFIGIWGHTTEKYQLITGKNLTRLCYVYSQDDGETWSPAIDLTKTVIGDTIKKWATFALGPGHGIQLKSGRLVIPAYAYHIDCKHCFGKKCKTTAHSFCFHSDTHGKKWHFGEPVPGPQCVECQLVSVDEEDGTNILYCNARSALGFRVQALSFDNGTIFQNGQLVHKLLEPRNGCHGSVIGFPAPIHLHHNCPDFDPPSLATKPSEKFLTPTWVVYAHPTWSDARRDLGLYLNVRPRDPDSWNGPWVIYEGPSAYSDLAYVELSSADAQPVAAFACLFENGRKTAYEEISFCIFTLFELINNLPTLKPQLGGVKMAVKKRKKKKTVCWVCTVS; from the exons ATGGAATCTCGGCCCTATTTCCCTGCACGGTCCGTACTGTTCCGGAAACAAGCCAACGGAGTGACTTATCGGATCCCGGCTCTGATCTTCCTGCAGCGCTCGTCCTGTTTCCTGGCCTTCTGTGAGGAGAGACTTAGTCCTGCAGACTCTCATGCACATCTACTCGTCATGCGCAAGGGGATCTTCTACAAGAACTATGTGGAG TGGGGAGACATGCGAGTCCTGGGCACAGCCTGTCTGAAAGGGTACCGATCCATGAACCCGTGTCCTGTCTACGATACCTTCACTGGGACACTCTTCCTCTTTTTCATCGGCATTTGGGGTCACACCACTGAGAAATACCAGCTGATTACTGGCAAAAATCTCACCAGACTCTGCTATGTGTACAGTCAGGACGATGGGGAGACCTGGAGTCCTGCCATTGATCTTACTAAGACGGTCATAGGTGACACCATTaaaa AATGGGCTACCTTTGCTCTCGGACCGGGCCATGGCATCCAGTTAAAGTCTGGTCGTCTGGTCATCCCTGCCTATGCCTACCACATCGACTGCAAGCACTGCTTCGgcaaaaagtgcaaaacaacCGCCCACTCCTTCTGCTTCCATAGTGATACCCATGGCAAAAAATGGCATTTCGGGGAGCCAGTGCCAGGACCTCAGTGTGTGGAGTGTCAGCTTGTATCAGTGGATGAGGAAGATGGCACCAACATCCTGTACTGTAATGCCCGCAGTGCCCTCGGCTTCCGTGTTCAGGCTCTCAGTTTTGATAATGGAACCATTTTCCAGAACGGACAGCTAGTGCACAAGCTTTTGGAGCCCAGAAACGGCTGCCATGGCAGTGTGATCGGCTTTCCAGCACCCATCCACCTCCACCACAACTGCCCCGATTTTGACCCACCTTCTTTAGCCACGAAACCCTCTGAAAAGTTCCTAACGCCAACGTGGGTGGTGTATGCACATCCGACCTGGTCCGACGCTCGCCGAGATCTTGGTTTGTATCTTAACGTGCGACCCAGAGACCCAGACAGCTGGAACGGACCATGGGTCATTTATGAGGGTCCGAGTGCTTACTCAGATCTGGCCTATGTAGAGCTGAGCTCTGCTGATGCTCAACCTGTGGCTGCATTTGCGTGCTTGTTTGAGAACGGTAGAAAAACAGCATACGAGGAGATTTCATTCTGCATTTTTACTCTGTTTGAGCTGATTAACAACCTCCCAACACTCAAACCACAGCTGGGTGGTGTAAAAATGGCAGTTAAAAAAcggaagaagaaaaaaacagtgTGTTGGGTTTGTACAGTCTCTTAA
- the LOC134302184 gene encoding G-protein coupled receptor 87-like yields the protein MSVGASNKSSPSFPSSVVFASLYLFIFIAGLLLNSMALWVFLQIRTQKRTFMLYLRNMALADLLMTLTMPITVIEQTSLKPWWLPAISCRYTAVIFYCCMYANILFLGLVAVDRYLKIVRPFGGQFGNCLYSYSFTVAMAITAWLVMVTLSLPNTILTNQPVTPENASDCQKLKNEFGQMWHRMGIYINIVIFFLVLITLLFCYVTIYRYIRQSSEQFVIIDKQSQRKPKKGQNILVLLVVFSICFVPYHLWRVPFTQNQTNDVYSPYVQSILMCGKKVTLFLSSCNVCLDPIIYFFMCRPFRVKLAQTLGVWTYLENTLKKITTPERKTAVVLRFREGSTSV from the exons ATGTCGGTGGGTGCCT CCAACAAATCAAGTCCTTCTTTCCCCTCCTCCGTGGTCTTCGCCAGCCTTTATCTATTCATCTTCATAGCTGGGCTGCTCCTGAACTCCATGGCGTTGTGGGTGTTTCTCCAGATACGGACGCAGAAGAGAACCTTCATGCTTTACCTACGGAACATGGCGCTGGCTGACCTGCTCATGACCTTGACCATGCCCATCACCGTGATAGAACAGACTTCTCTGAAGCCTTGGTGGCTTCCGGCCATCTCCTGCCGCTACACCGCCGTGATCTTTTACTGCTGCATGTATGCCAACATCCTATTTCTGGGACTAGTTGCTGTGGATCGATATCTTAAGATCGTAAGGCCGTTTGGGGGCCAGTTTGGCAATTGTCTTTACAGCTACTCATTCACAGTAGCCATGGCTATTACAGCGTGGTTAGTCATGGTGACACTTTCACTTCCCAATACCATACTGACCAATCAACCAGTAACACCGGAGAACGCAAGCGATTGCCAGAAGCTAAAGAATGAATTTGGTCAAATGTGGCACAGAATGGGCATCTACATCAACATAGTGATCTTCTTTTTAGTTCTGATCACCCTGCTCTTCTGCTATGTGACCATCTACAGGTACATCCGTCAATCTTCAGAACAGTTTGTTATAATAGACAAACAATCCCAGCGTAAACCCAAGAAAGGGCAGAACATTCTGGTGCTCCTGGTGGTGTTTTCCATTTGCTTTGTGCCTTATCATCTGTGGAGAGTTCCGTTCACCCAAAACCAGACTAATGACGTATACTCTCCATACGTCCAATCCATACTGATGTGTGGGAAAAAGGTCACGCTCTTTTTGTCTTCCTGCAACGTGTGCCTGGACCCGATTATTTACTTCTTCATGTGCAGGCCGTTTCGTGTCAAACTAGCGCAAACGCTCGGGGTTTGGACATATCTAGAAAACACACTGAAGAAAATAACCACGCCCGAGAGGAAGACGGCCGTGGTGTTGCGTTTTAGAGAGGGCTCAACATCAGTCTGA
- the LOC134302185 gene encoding P2Y purinoceptor 13-like has product MEAPNATFASHSWECGSVEKSWHTVVPILYFLLFPPAFLINVMVAWICTHLRTKSTFMVYLKHLVVADLLMTLTFPVRAASMLPKASPGLQAFACRFSSVFFYLAMNMSTILMGLISLDRFLKIVMPGRRFLCQSLLFSKVLTAVVWMSLIGSNTLPIIITTDQDPTNKSNEFCMAMKSDVGRSWHKGVIMFSKVIFWIVCGTVMLCYMCIAKKVLKSYRKSRSSNSQGKRKAKVRVFLILFVFVICYIPFHLVRIPYTNLQVISTHTCSKATLKIVKDLTLWLSATNVCLDPLIYFFLCKAFRKMFLRSYSFKKLLQSFDTHEDASQSAETSF; this is encoded by the coding sequence ATGGAAGCTCCAAATGCTACATTCGCTTCCCACAGTTGGGAGTGTGGCAGTGTGGAAAAATCATGGCACACCGTCGTTCCCATTCTGTACTTCCTGCTTTTCCCCCCTGCTTTTCTGATAAACGTCATGGTTGCTTGGATCTGTACACACCTCAGGACCAAGTCTACTTTCATGGTCTACCTGAAGCACTTGGTGGTGGCCGACCTCCTGATGACGTTGACTTTTCCTGTCCGAGCTGCCAGCATGCTTCCCAAAGCCTCGCCTGGTCTGCAGGCTTTTGCCTGCCGATTTTCAAGCGTCTTCTTTTACCTGGCCATGAACATGAGCACCATCCTGATGGGTCTGATCAGCCTCGACCGCTTCCTGAAGATCGTGATGCCAGGCAGAAGGTTCCTTTGTCAGAGCCTGCTTTTCAGTAAAGTCCTAACAGCCGTTGTTTGGATGTCGTTGATTGGGAGTAATACCTTACCCATTATTATCACAACAGACCAAGATCCTACAAACAAGAGCAATGAGTTTTGCATGGCCATGAAAAGTGATGTAGGACGTTCTTGGCATAAAGGAGTCATCATGTTTTCCAAAGTTATTTTTTGGATAGTGTGTGGAACAGTTATGTTGTGCTACATGTGCATCGCTAAGAAAGTTTTGAAGTCATATCGTAAGTCACGCAGCAGCAACAGTCAGGGAAAACGGAAAGCCAAGGTGCGAGTTTTTCTCATTCTTTTCGTTTTCGTCATCTGCTACATACCTTTCCACTTGGTCCGAATACCTTACACCAACCTACAGGTCATATCCACTCACACTTGTTCCAAGGCCACACTTAAAATTGTTAAAGACCTCACACTCTGGCTCTCAGCTACAAACGTTTGCCTGGACCCTCTGATATATTTTTTCCTCTGCAAGGCTTTCAGGAAAATGTTTCTCAGGTCCTACAGCTTCAAAAAACTTTTGCAATCCTTCGACACACACGAAGATGCTTCTCAATCGGCGGAAActtcattttaa
- the LOC134302666 gene encoding P2Y purinoceptor 13-like, producing the protein MNISQQNMSQQCRLDTRISSVLFPCLYTALFLAAIVLNSLAAWVFFQIPSSSTFMVYLKNVVAADLLMTLAVPVKVLTDAGMGSIALRAFYCRYAGVLFYITMYISILLLGLISLDRYLKIVRPFGKCALQSVGVGKAVCAGVWVIMLSLALPNVILTNREPPVSSKGRLKCSSMKNALGLRWHEGFNYFCQVIFWGVLGLMAVCYTFISRKVYESYRASRGSSGAASRRTKSKVFVVVGVFFVCFAPFHLARVPYTLTQTRNTTLCWAQNQLYLAKEITLWLSATNICLDPLIYVFLCSVFRRKLIAMLTRRPLADGPLESHTETSTKQDVSHTVQFNKSNGSQTY; encoded by the exons ATGAACATCAGTCAGCAGAACATGTCCCAGCAGTGTAGGCTGGACACCAGGATCTCCTCGGTCCTCTTCCCCTGCCTGTACACCGCCCTCTTCCTGGCCGCAATCGTTCTCAACAGCCTGGCCGCCTGGGTCTTCTTCCAGATCCCCAGCAGCTCCACGTTCATGGTCTACCTGAAGAACGTGGTGGCGGCCGACCTGCTCATGACTCTGGCCGTGCCCGTGAAGGTACTGACGGACGCTGGCATGGGGTCGATCGCTCTGCGTGCCTTCTACTGCCGCTACGCGGGCGTACTCTTCTACATCACCATGTACATCAGCATCCTCCTGCTGGGGCTCATCAGCCTGGACCGCTACCTGAAGATCGTGAGACCCTTCGGAAAGTGCGCCCTGCAGAGCGTCGGCGTGGGCAAAGCAGTGTGCGCGGGAGTCTGGGTCATCATGTTGTCCCTGGCGCTTCCCAACGTGATTCTGACTAACAGGGAGCCGCCGGTGTCCAGCAAGGGGAGGCTGAAGTGCAGCAGCATGAAAAACGCCCTCGGTCTGCGCTGGCATGAGGGATTTAACTACTTCTGCCAGGTGATTTTCTGGGGCGTGCTGGGCCTGATGGCCGTCTGCTACACGTTTATTAGCAGGAAGGTGTACGAGTCGTATCGGGCCTCACGAGGGAGTTCCGGCGCTGCCAGCAGGCGCACCAAGTCTAAG GTCTTCGTAGTGGTGggagttttttttgtgtgcttCGCGCCATTTCACTTGGCCCGAGTGCCCTACACTCTCACCCAGACGCGGAACACGACCCTCTGCTGGGCTCAGAATCAGCTCTACTTGGCAAAGGAGATCACGCTCTGGCTATCGGCCACCAACATTTGCCTGGACCCTCTTATCTACGTCTTCCTGTGCAGCGTCTTCCGCAGGAAGCTGATTGCCATGCTCACCCGCAGACCTTTGGCCGACGGACCGCTGGAGTCTCATACAGAGACCTCGACCAAGCAGGATGTGTCCCATACAGTCCAGTTTAACAAGTCTAATGGGAGCCAAACTTATTAA